A region of Chelonia mydas isolate rCheMyd1 chromosome 7, rCheMyd1.pri.v2, whole genome shotgun sequence DNA encodes the following proteins:
- the MEN1 gene encoding menin isoform X2: MGLKPWQKALFPLRSVEDVVRLFEAELQQEQPDLVLLSLVLGFVEHFLAVNRVIPTNVPGISFEPRPGPEPDSLTYFPVAELSIVAALYARFTAQIRGAVDLSLYPRPEGFSSRELVKKVSDVIWNSLSRSYFKDRAHIQSLFSFITGTKLDSSGVAFAVVGACQVLGLPDVHLALSEDHAWVVFGRDGEQTAEVTWHGKGNEDRRGQTVNAGVAERSWLYLKGSYLRCDRHMEVAFMVCAINPSIDLHTDSLELLQLQQRLLWVLYDMGHLERYPMALGNLADLEELEPTPGRPDPLSIYHKGISSARKYYNNEHIYPYMYLAGYHCRNKNVKEALEAWADTATVIQDYNYCREDEEIYKEFFDVANDVVPNLLKEVANLAEPLEEKGAGERGEGSPAQAGGSALQDPECFAHLLRFYDGICKWEEGSPTPVLHVGWATFLVQSLGRFDGQVRQKVTIVARETEANEDDEQGSEDPREGRRRGPRRESKPEEPPLPKKATERRRPSSGQRPDKPSAVEKEEGGTPAPGVPSAPPPEGPVLTFQSEKMKGMKELLVAAKINSSAIKLQLTAQSQVQMKKQKVSAPRDYTLAFLKRPRKSL, from the exons atggggctgaagccatggCAGAAGGCCCTGTTCCCGCTGCGCTCGGTGGAGGATGTGGTGCGACTATTTGAggctgagctgcagcaggagcagcccgATCTGGTGCTGCTGTCGCTGGTGCTGGGTTTTGTGGAGCATTTCCTGGCCGTGAACCGAGTCATACCCACCAATGTGCCGGGCATCAGCTTCGAGCCACGCCCGGGCCCCGAGCCCGACAGCCTCACCTACTTCCCTGTGGCCGAGCTGTCCATTGTGGCTGCGCTGTACGCCCGCTTCACTGCCCAGATCCGCGGCGCTGTCGACCTGTCCCTCTACCCCCGGCCTGAGGGCTTCTCCTCCCGCGAGCTGGTCAAGAAGGTGTCGGACGTCATCTGGAACAGCCTCAGCCGGTCCTACTTCAAAGACCGGGCCCACATCCAGTCCCTCTTCAGCTTCATCACAG GCACTAAGCTGGACAGCTCAGGGGTGGCCTTTGCTGTGGTGGGGGCCTGCCAGGTGCTAGGGCTGCCGGACGTGCACCTGGCGCTTTCGGAGGACCATGCCTGGGTGGTGTTTGGCCGGGACGGCGAGCAGACGGCTGAGGTGACCTGGCATGGCAAAGGCAATGAGGACCGGCGTGGGCAGACCGTGAATGCCGGCGTGGCTGAGCGG AGCTGGCTGTACCTGAAGGGCTCGTACCTGCGCTGTGACCGGCACATGGAAGTGGCCTTCATGGTGTGTGCCATCAACCCCTCCATCGACCTGCACACTGAcagcctggagctgctgcagctgcagcag CGGCTCCTGTGGGTTCTCTACGACATGGGGCACCTGGAGAG GTACCCGATGGCACTGGGCAACCTGGCCGACCTGGAGGAGCTGGAGCCGACACCAGGCAGACCAGATCCCCTCTCCATCTACCATAAG GGCATCAGCTCAGCCAGGAAGTACTACAACAATGAGCACATCTACCCCTACATGTACCTGGCTGGCTACCACTGTCGCAACAAGAATGTCAAGGAGGCGCTGGAGGCCTGGGCTGATACAGCCACCGTCATCCAGGA CTATAACTACTGCCGGGAGGACGAGGAGATCTATAAGGAATTCTTCGATGTGGCCAACGACGTGGTTCCCAACCTGCTCAAGGAGGTGGCCAACCTGGCAGAGCCACTGGAGGAGAAaggtgctggggagagaggagag GGGTCCCCGGCGCAGGCTgggggctcagccctgcaggaCCCCGAGTGCTTCGCCCACCTGCTGCGCTTCTATGATGGCATCTGCAAGTGGGAGGAGGGCAGCCCCACGCCTGTGTTGCACGTGGGCTGGGCCACTTTCCTGGTGCAGTCGCTGGGGCGCTTTGATGggcag gtgcGCCAGAAGGTGACAATTGTGGCACGGGAGACGGAGGCCAATGAGGACGATGAGCAAGGCAGTGAGGATCCCCGTGAGGGGCGCCGGCGTGGACCCCGCCGCGAGTCGAAGCCGGAGGAGCCACCCCTGCCCAAGAAGGCCACCGAGCGCCGGCGCCCCAGCTCAGGCCAGCGGCCAGACAAGCCCTCTGcggtggagaaggaggagggggggaccCCCGCCCCGGGggtcccctccgcccccccacccgaGGGGCCTGTCCTCACCTTCCAGAGCGAGAAGATGAAGGGCATGAAGGAGCTGCTGGTGGCCGCCAAGATCAACTCGAGTGCCATCAAGCTGCAGCTCACAGCCCAGTCCCAGGTGCAGATGAAGAAGCAGAAGGTGTCAGCCCCGAGAGACTATACCCTGGCCTTCCTCAAGCGCCCCCGCAAGTCCCTCTGA
- the MEN1 gene encoding menin isoform X1 — protein sequence MLPWVPAMGLKPWQKALFPLRSVEDVVRLFEAELQQEQPDLVLLSLVLGFVEHFLAVNRVIPTNVPGISFEPRPGPEPDSLTYFPVAELSIVAALYARFTAQIRGAVDLSLYPRPEGFSSRELVKKVSDVIWNSLSRSYFKDRAHIQSLFSFITGTKLDSSGVAFAVVGACQVLGLPDVHLALSEDHAWVVFGRDGEQTAEVTWHGKGNEDRRGQTVNAGVAERSWLYLKGSYLRCDRHMEVAFMVCAINPSIDLHTDSLELLQLQQRLLWVLYDMGHLERYPMALGNLADLEELEPTPGRPDPLSIYHKGISSARKYYNNEHIYPYMYLAGYHCRNKNVKEALEAWADTATVIQDYNYCREDEEIYKEFFDVANDVVPNLLKEVANLAEPLEEKGAGERGEGSPAQAGGSALQDPECFAHLLRFYDGICKWEEGSPTPVLHVGWATFLVQSLGRFDGQVRQKVTIVARETEANEDDEQGSEDPREGRRRGPRRESKPEEPPLPKKATERRRPSSGQRPDKPSAVEKEEGGTPAPGVPSAPPPEGPVLTFQSEKMKGMKELLVAAKINSSAIKLQLTAQSQVQMKKQKVSAPRDYTLAFLKRPRKSL from the exons ATG ctgccctgggtgcccgccatggggctgaagccatggCAGAAGGCCCTGTTCCCGCTGCGCTCGGTGGAGGATGTGGTGCGACTATTTGAggctgagctgcagcaggagcagcccgATCTGGTGCTGCTGTCGCTGGTGCTGGGTTTTGTGGAGCATTTCCTGGCCGTGAACCGAGTCATACCCACCAATGTGCCGGGCATCAGCTTCGAGCCACGCCCGGGCCCCGAGCCCGACAGCCTCACCTACTTCCCTGTGGCCGAGCTGTCCATTGTGGCTGCGCTGTACGCCCGCTTCACTGCCCAGATCCGCGGCGCTGTCGACCTGTCCCTCTACCCCCGGCCTGAGGGCTTCTCCTCCCGCGAGCTGGTCAAGAAGGTGTCGGACGTCATCTGGAACAGCCTCAGCCGGTCCTACTTCAAAGACCGGGCCCACATCCAGTCCCTCTTCAGCTTCATCACAG GCACTAAGCTGGACAGCTCAGGGGTGGCCTTTGCTGTGGTGGGGGCCTGCCAGGTGCTAGGGCTGCCGGACGTGCACCTGGCGCTTTCGGAGGACCATGCCTGGGTGGTGTTTGGCCGGGACGGCGAGCAGACGGCTGAGGTGACCTGGCATGGCAAAGGCAATGAGGACCGGCGTGGGCAGACCGTGAATGCCGGCGTGGCTGAGCGG AGCTGGCTGTACCTGAAGGGCTCGTACCTGCGCTGTGACCGGCACATGGAAGTGGCCTTCATGGTGTGTGCCATCAACCCCTCCATCGACCTGCACACTGAcagcctggagctgctgcagctgcagcag CGGCTCCTGTGGGTTCTCTACGACATGGGGCACCTGGAGAG GTACCCGATGGCACTGGGCAACCTGGCCGACCTGGAGGAGCTGGAGCCGACACCAGGCAGACCAGATCCCCTCTCCATCTACCATAAG GGCATCAGCTCAGCCAGGAAGTACTACAACAATGAGCACATCTACCCCTACATGTACCTGGCTGGCTACCACTGTCGCAACAAGAATGTCAAGGAGGCGCTGGAGGCCTGGGCTGATACAGCCACCGTCATCCAGGA CTATAACTACTGCCGGGAGGACGAGGAGATCTATAAGGAATTCTTCGATGTGGCCAACGACGTGGTTCCCAACCTGCTCAAGGAGGTGGCCAACCTGGCAGAGCCACTGGAGGAGAAaggtgctggggagagaggagag GGGTCCCCGGCGCAGGCTgggggctcagccctgcaggaCCCCGAGTGCTTCGCCCACCTGCTGCGCTTCTATGATGGCATCTGCAAGTGGGAGGAGGGCAGCCCCACGCCTGTGTTGCACGTGGGCTGGGCCACTTTCCTGGTGCAGTCGCTGGGGCGCTTTGATGggcag gtgcGCCAGAAGGTGACAATTGTGGCACGGGAGACGGAGGCCAATGAGGACGATGAGCAAGGCAGTGAGGATCCCCGTGAGGGGCGCCGGCGTGGACCCCGCCGCGAGTCGAAGCCGGAGGAGCCACCCCTGCCCAAGAAGGCCACCGAGCGCCGGCGCCCCAGCTCAGGCCAGCGGCCAGACAAGCCCTCTGcggtggagaaggaggagggggggaccCCCGCCCCGGGggtcccctccgcccccccacccgaGGGGCCTGTCCTCACCTTCCAGAGCGAGAAGATGAAGGGCATGAAGGAGCTGCTGGTGGCCGCCAAGATCAACTCGAGTGCCATCAAGCTGCAGCTCACAGCCCAGTCCCAGGTGCAGATGAAGAAGCAGAAGGTGTCAGCCCCGAGAGACTATACCCTGGCCTTCCTCAAGCGCCCCCGCAAGTCCCTCTGA